One genomic segment of Gemmatimonadota bacterium includes these proteins:
- a CDS encoding RelA/SpoT family protein: MTKLSSKSLADDPAFDAFLQHALQSRSDHNVELLTRAFYFARKAHQDHFRKSGQPYIVHALEVGRILVDLNQDTATLVAGILHDTIAHGTATHAQIARHFGSHIADLVDGVTRIKDLSFQSQEADQAENFRKMFLSLINDLRVVLIKFCERLHNMRTLDPLPPETRERMARESLDIYAPLAHRLGIARIRWELEDLALKWLEPEAYRAIRKKIRLKRREREAYIEEMRVPLQKMLKEANIRGEIAGRPKNFFSIHQKMQTRSKAFEDIYDLLAIRILVDTVQECYHVLGMIHSLYTPVMPRFKDFIATPKSNMYQSLHTTVIGPRGLMIEVQIRTHEMHQTAEEGIAAHWLYKEGSPERSELDQHIDGLRNLLEWQGETSDPQEIIEELKIDLFSNEIYVFTPQGDLIQLPDEATPVDFAFAVHTEIGNRCVGARIDSQMVPLSTPLETGQTVEIITSPHQHPHRDWLNFVKSAKARSCIRRVLREEAFNQTETFTATIQVTGKDRTNLLSDMTQVMSDLGVPIVGASIETHREEFNNQFQVEIKDADHLEELLQNLRRIPNVMSAYRLEAPPESSS, from the coding sequence ATGACCAAACTCTCCTCAAAATCCCTCGCAGATGATCCTGCCTTTGACGCATTTCTCCAGCATGCGCTTCAAAGTCGTTCCGATCACAATGTAGAACTCTTGACCCGCGCCTTTTATTTTGCCAGGAAGGCACATCAGGATCATTTTCGCAAGTCGGGCCAGCCGTATATTGTTCACGCGCTTGAGGTTGGGCGCATTCTTGTCGATCTCAATCAGGATACTGCAACTCTGGTGGCTGGTATTTTGCACGATACCATAGCGCACGGCACAGCAACCCACGCACAAATTGCACGTCATTTTGGTTCTCATATTGCCGATCTGGTTGACGGTGTGACCCGGATCAAAGATCTGTCCTTCCAGTCACAAGAGGCCGATCAGGCTGAGAATTTCCGCAAGATGTTTCTGTCTTTGATCAATGATTTGCGCGTTGTTCTCATTAAGTTTTGCGAACGTCTGCACAATATGCGTACGCTGGATCCCCTGCCTCCTGAAACGCGCGAGCGCATGGCGCGCGAGAGTCTGGATATTTACGCGCCTCTGGCGCATCGTTTGGGAATTGCGCGCATTCGGTGGGAGCTTGAAGATCTGGCTCTCAAGTGGCTCGAACCCGAAGCCTATCGCGCGATTAGGAAAAAGATCCGTCTCAAGAGACGAGAGCGCGAGGCCTATATCGAAGAGATGCGCGTGCCGCTGCAAAAAATGCTCAAGGAGGCAAATATCCGAGGGGAGATCGCGGGACGTCCCAAGAATTTTTTCAGTATTCACCAGAAGATGCAGACGCGTAGCAAAGCTTTTGAAGATATCTACGATTTGTTGGCTATTCGCATACTGGTCGATACGGTCCAGGAATGCTATCACGTTCTGGGTATGATTCACTCGCTCTATACACCGGTTATGCCCCGTTTTAAGGATTTTATTGCAACGCCCAAGAGCAATATGTATCAGTCTTTGCACACGACGGTGATAGGTCCGCGCGGGTTGATGATTGAGGTGCAGATACGCACCCACGAGATGCACCAGACAGCAGAGGAGGGTATTGCGGCACACTGGCTTTACAAAGAGGGGTCTCCAGAAAGGTCGGAACTCGATCAACACATAGACGGGCTTCGCAATCTGCTCGAGTGGCAGGGGGAGACATCGGATCCTCAAGAAATTATCGAGGAACTCAAGATCGATCTTTTTTCAAATGAGATTTATGTTTTTACGCCCCAGGGCGATTTGATTCAGCTTCCCGATGAGGCCACACCTGTCGATTTTGCCTTTGCAGTGCATACCGAGATTGGCAACCGCTGCGTGGGCGCCCGCATCGATAGCCAGATGGTGCCACTTTCTACGCCGCTTGAAACAGGGCAGACGGTTGAGATTATTACGTCGCCACACCAGCATCCGCACCGCGATTGGCTCAATTTTGTCAAGAGTGCCAAGGCGCGAAGTTGTATTCGCCGGGTTCTGCGCGAAGAGGCTTTTAATCAGACAGAGACTTTTACTGCTACCATCCAGGTTACGGGCAAGGATCGCACCAATTTGTTGTCCGATATGACACAGGTTATGTCCGATCTGGGTGTTCCCATTGTGGGTGCCAGTATCGAGACCCATCGCGAGGAATTTAACAACCAATTCCAGGTGGAGATCAAAGATGCCGATCACCTCGAAGAACTTCTGCAAAATCTCCGCAGGATTCCCAATGTCATGTCTGCTTATCGCCTTGAAGCCCCCCCGGAAAGTTCGTCTTGA
- the glgP gene encoding alpha-glucan family phosphorylase, which yields MKPITTFVVKPSLPKALQGLEALAYNLRWAWDPDTMDLFRRIDPILWETVYHNPVRMLNDISQERLNQLSENPGFMAHFKRVSESFRAFMDGETYFHSAHGKTAPDVQIAYFSAEFGLTEGLPIYSGGLGVLAGDHLKSASTLGLPFSAVGLLYQHGYFNQYLTNDGWQQEEYTENDYYALPVQIVRDERGRDVTITLAFPEAEARVRIWKVQVGRIPLYLLDTNLVENPPAIREITAQLYGGDSETRIRQEILLGIGGVRALNALGIQPTVCHMNEGHSAFLGLERIRQAMHDDGATFDQAAEYTSAGHVFTTHTPVPAGHDVFPVSLIEKYFRSYAHELGLSMPAFLALGQGGPQRSGDGFNMTVLAFRLSSYRNGVSKLHGEVSRNMWQSLWPGLPKNEIPIASVTNGVHIASHISQQMRALEDNYMGPRRLEEPHDQSVWETIDHIPPEELWRVHERRRERLVAFARQRLRKQLQRETASSIDMARADEVLTADALTIGFARRFATYKRATLLFHDLERLTRILCNEERPVQVIFAGKAHPQDHAGKEFIQEIFSLTQREYLHRRLVFIENYDMCVARYLVQGVDIWLNTPMRPQEASGTSGMKAVANGALNLSVLDGWWAEAYQPELGWEIGHGKEYDDPAYQNQIEARAIYNILEKEAVPLFYNRGVDGLPRGWIARMKSAMRVLCPKFNTHRMVQEYTERFYLKAHARSRDLSDNNGARASALAEWKDRVRHGWKDVAVRSVTSSQTQTSHVGDKVEIRADVALGDLAVDDVAVEIFHGQVGTEGQIVQGEPLPMVLVDPHTFVGHLSLQKSGRWGYTVRIRPHHQDLNSICDTGLITWA from the coding sequence GTGAAACCAATTACTACTTTTGTGGTCAAACCCTCGCTTCCCAAAGCGCTTCAGGGTCTCGAAGCACTGGCTTATAATCTGCGCTGGGCCTGGGATCCGGATACGATGGATCTCTTTCGACGCATTGATCCGATTCTCTGGGAAACAGTGTACCATAACCCGGTGCGTATGCTCAATGATATCAGCCAGGAACGCCTGAATCAACTTTCTGAAAATCCTGGATTTATGGCGCATTTTAAGCGGGTGTCTGAGTCTTTCCGCGCGTTTATGGATGGGGAGACTTATTTTCACTCTGCTCACGGCAAAACAGCGCCCGATGTTCAAATCGCCTATTTTTCTGCGGAGTTTGGTCTTACCGAGGGTCTGCCGATTTATTCGGGCGGTCTGGGTGTGTTGGCCGGAGATCACCTCAAGTCTGCGAGTACTCTGGGGTTGCCATTTTCTGCTGTGGGCCTGCTGTATCAACACGGCTATTTCAATCAGTATCTCACAAATGACGGTTGGCAGCAAGAAGAATATACAGAAAATGACTATTACGCGCTGCCCGTCCAGATTGTTCGCGATGAACGCGGGCGGGATGTTACCATTACCCTTGCATTTCCCGAGGCAGAAGCGCGGGTGCGGATATGGAAAGTGCAGGTTGGACGCATTCCTCTGTACTTGCTCGATACCAATTTGGTGGAAAACCCGCCAGCTATCCGCGAAATTACGGCACAACTTTACGGTGGGGATAGTGAAACGCGCATCCGACAGGAAATTTTGCTGGGTATTGGCGGCGTGCGCGCGCTCAACGCGTTGGGCATACAGCCCACGGTATGCCATATGAATGAGGGGCATTCGGCTTTTCTGGGGTTGGAGCGCATCCGGCAGGCGATGCACGACGACGGTGCCACATTTGATCAGGCCGCAGAGTACACGTCAGCAGGTCACGTTTTTACGACCCATACCCCGGTTCCGGCCGGGCACGATGTTTTTCCCGTTTCTCTAATCGAAAAGTACTTCAGGTCCTACGCGCATGAACTCGGTCTTTCCATGCCCGCGTTTCTCGCTTTGGGACAGGGCGGTCCCCAAAGATCCGGCGACGGTTTTAACATGACTGTGCTCGCGTTCAGGCTCTCGTCCTATCGCAATGGCGTCAGCAAACTCCACGGCGAGGTCTCGCGCAATATGTGGCAATCGCTGTGGCCCGGGTTGCCGAAGAATGAAATCCCCATTGCGTCGGTTACCAATGGCGTTCACATTGCTTCCCATATTTCGCAACAAATGCGCGCTCTTGAAGACAACTATATGGGGCCTCGGCGCCTGGAGGAGCCGCACGATCAGAGTGTATGGGAGACGATAGACCACATTCCGCCGGAGGAACTGTGGCGCGTCCACGAGCGCAGGAGAGAACGCCTCGTTGCATTTGCTCGGCAACGCCTCAGAAAGCAGTTGCAGCGAGAAACAGCGTCGTCAATCGATATGGCGCGCGCCGACGAGGTCCTGACTGCCGATGCGCTTACGATTGGTTTTGCCAGGCGTTTTGCAACGTATAAGCGCGCCACACTTTTGTTTCACGACCTCGAAAGACTCACGCGCATCCTGTGCAATGAAGAACGTCCTGTTCAGGTTATTTTTGCGGGCAAGGCGCATCCGCAAGACCACGCGGGGAAGGAATTTATTCAGGAAATTTTCAGTCTCACGCAGCGCGAGTATCTCCATCGGCGTCTGGTTTTTATCGAGAATTACGATATGTGTGTGGCGCGTTATCTCGTGCAGGGGGTCGATATCTGGCTGAATACGCCGATGAGACCCCAGGAAGCGAGTGGGACCAGTGGCATGAAAGCCGTTGCCAATGGTGCGCTAAATCTCAGTGTGCTCGATGGCTGGTGGGCAGAAGCGTATCAACCTGAATTGGGCTGGGAGATCGGTCACGGCAAAGAATACGACGATCCGGCGTATCAGAACCAGATTGAAGCGCGGGCAATTTACAATATTCTGGAGAAAGAAGCGGTGCCGCTCTTTTATAATCGCGGTGTGGATGGGTTGCCCAGAGGATGGATCGCCCGGATGAAGAGTGCTATGCGCGTGTTGTGTCCGAAGTTCAATACCCACCGCATGGTGCAGGAATATACCGAGCGGTTCTACTTGAAGGCGCATGCGCGATCGAGAGATCTTTCGGATAATAATGGCGCAAGAGCCAGTGCTCTGGCCGAGTGGAAGGATAGGGTTCGCCACGGGTGGAAGGATGTGGCGGTCCGTTCTGTAACGTCGAGCCAGACGCAAACATCGCATGTGGGCGATAAGGTCGAGATTCGCGCAGATGTCGCACTGGGCGACCTGGCTGTAGATGATGTGGCTGTCGAGATTTTTCACGGGCAGGTCGGCACAGAGGGGCAAATTGTCCAGGGTGAGCCGCTGCCGATGGTGCTTGTGGATCCCCATACTTTTGTGGGGCACCTGTCTTTACAAAAAAGCGGCCGATGGGGCTATACAGTTCGCATTCGCCCGCACCACCAGGACCTCAATTCAATATGTGATACCGGGTTGATTACCTGGGCGTGA
- a CDS encoding Gfo/Idh/MocA family oxidoreductase, with translation MGLNVAVVGLGGIGNRHATIYNGYDQCNLVAVCDIDQKRADAAASQYGVRAFYTVRDMLDAGLDITVASVATAGHENGGDHYKPTMELLEAGVHVLGEKPISNNIDEAKEMVAKAREKNLRYGIDLNHRFTPAAARAKEWVDQGRLGEINIINMTMWINNPRETSPWFHIRALHPHSIDVMRYFCGDIEKVSAFFKRGLDKDGNRRVCWSNMQLNMRFADGTVGNLTGSYDATGPGGSYGLERLEVVGADARFVLEEACERLHFHPRRSMELERYDYIGGMMGFNETFQSRIGRWIEQNLEDASPEDIEGSGEEALKAQMVIEAAIRSWETDAVVAVKDV, from the coding sequence ATGGGATTAAATGTCGCCGTGGTCGGTTTGGGAGGCATTGGCAACCGACACGCTACTATTTATAATGGTTACGACCAATGCAATCTGGTTGCTGTTTGCGATATAGACCAAAAACGCGCAGACGCCGCTGCGTCGCAATACGGTGTCAGGGCATTTTACACTGTGCGAGATATGCTGGACGCAGGCCTGGATATCACTGTGGCCAGTGTTGCGACTGCCGGTCATGAAAATGGTGGCGATCACTACAAACCCACGATGGAACTCCTGGAAGCAGGTGTCCATGTACTCGGCGAAAAACCCATTTCTAACAATATCGACGAAGCAAAAGAGATGGTCGCCAAAGCGCGAGAGAAAAATCTGCGCTATGGCATTGACCTCAACCACCGCTTTACACCTGCTGCTGCACGCGCCAAAGAATGGGTTGACCAGGGTAGGCTGGGCGAGATCAATATCATCAATATGACCATGTGGATCAATAATCCCCGAGAGACGTCGCCGTGGTTCCACATTCGGGCCCTGCACCCGCACTCTATTGACGTTATGCGCTACTTTTGTGGCGATATTGAAAAGGTGAGTGCCTTTTTTAAGCGCGGTCTGGACAAAGATGGCAATCGCCGCGTGTGCTGGTCGAATATGCAACTCAATATGCGTTTTGCAGACGGTACGGTGGGTAATCTCACCGGAAGTTATGACGCCACGGGGCCGGGTGGTTCTTATGGTCTTGAACGTCTCGAGGTGGTGGGGGCAGACGCCCGCTTTGTGCTGGAAGAAGCCTGTGAACGCCTGCATTTTCATCCCCGCCGCTCAATGGAACTCGAACGCTATGACTATATCGGCGGTATGATGGGGTTCAACGAGACATTTCAAAGCCGCATTGGGCGGTGGATAGAGCAAAATCTCGAAGACGCATCTCCCGAAGATATCGAGGGTTCGGGTGAAGAAGCACTCAAAGCACAGATGGTTATTGAAGCTGCGATAAGATCGTGGGAGACAGATGCGGTCGTTGCTGTTAAAGATGTGTGA
- a CDS encoding response regulator — MTKILTIDSEEAAVNRIVKILESNDYQAQSATTWTEAVDAIAHGQPDLVLLNLEMPIVHGDVLVEFIREEGFEMPVIVVSFPVEEAVATALMEQGVYSIVEKPFEDKTLIEKIERVLEIAESEEVESDISADAEEAEEGEKVSEESIEEAEDEEVQSEAPSDDEDKSEPFLKQPRDLRTSSPTKMSKRKKIIMFAIIGFYVLMGVFAIMYFFTDAVPAFVGRILSNW; from the coding sequence ATGACAAAAATTTTGACTATTGACAGTGAAGAAGCCGCTGTGAACCGAATTGTCAAGATTCTCGAGTCCAATGATTATCAAGCACAGAGCGCGACAACGTGGACCGAAGCGGTTGACGCGATTGCGCACGGACAACCCGATCTGGTGTTGCTCAATCTCGAGATGCCGATTGTTCACGGCGATGTGTTGGTCGAATTTATTCGCGAAGAAGGCTTTGAAATGCCGGTGATTGTGGTATCGTTTCCCGTTGAGGAAGCGGTAGCCACAGCACTCATGGAACAGGGTGTTTACAGTATTGTTGAAAAACCATTTGAAGACAAGACACTTATCGAAAAAATAGAACGCGTGCTCGAAATAGCTGAATCAGAAGAAGTAGAATCGGATATATCTGCAGATGCAGAAGAGGCTGAGGAGGGAGAGAAAGTATCGGAGGAAAGTATTGAAGAAGCAGAGGACGAGGAAGTACAATCGGAAGCGCCCTCTGATGATGAGGATAAATCAGAACCTTTCCTCAAGCAACCGCGCGATCTGAGAACTTCGTCGCCCACTAAGATGAGCAAGCGCAAAAAGATTATCATGTTCGCCATAATCGGGTTCTATGTTCTCATGGGGGTCTTTGCCATCATGTATTTTTTTACAGACGCAGTCCCGGCATTTGTAGGTCGGATACTCAGTAACTGGTAG